CTGAACAAACCTTCAAAATGATTAGGGTGGGCGGAACATTCCAGGCTTGTGACTACTTGTTTCTAGTCGGACAAAGTTAAATGACGTGCTCTTTAATAAGACAAGCCGGAAGCAGTGTAGGGTAAAGGTAAACTCACGTGCAcaacatgaaaaatacaaaaaagcacAACAATGTGTCCAAAAAGACTAAATTCAAGCCAGGATccaagaaaagagaaaacaaatgcatcGTAATGTTTGACGACAAAGAAAGACAGTAAGTTTCTCTACTGATAACATATTGCAGATGTTAGCTAGCATCTTAGCGTTACCCGCCACTGACGTACAGCTATTTCAGGTTAGCATTAGCTTTCTACCaagtatttttattgttttgaaaaaatgGTGTAACGTTATCGgcagtgtgtgttatgtgtaggTTGTTTGTATGACAGAAAACCAAACCAGGTTCAACAGTGTGTAAATTATAATTGATTTACAAAACTCAATGCTTCAACCAAAGGAAGCTCAGTATTAGCTAGTTATTCACATTCTCGCGACTGCACAGTGTAAAATATTAACCGTTTAATCATCGTggtattcattcattaaaatgactgtttatttcttaatttgttttcatttgcgTAACATAAACCTCAAGAACCCTTACTGatcaaaatgtcaatttgaATGGTAATGAAGagttttccatttaaataatatttataccattataataataataataataccaagcTGAGACTTAAAAAGGCGACTGGTTTCTTCCTCTTCTGCCCTGTCAGGGAGTATTTAACTGGTTTCCATAAGCGAAAGGTGGAAAGGAGGAAGGCAGCAGTGGCAGAAATTCGAAAGAAAATCAAGGATGAGCAGATCAGAGTCCGAGAAGAAGTAAGTGTAAAGTAAAAGAGCGCAGAGGTAAAATCTGTTTTGGGTTGACACAAATTGAACTATGTGAGCACATAAGGAAATGATGTACTGATGTTATGTTTGGCTATATGGTTTTAGAGGCATAAGGAATACATAAAGATgctgaaggagaggaaagaagctCTTGGTGAGTTAAAAGCAAAAGTCTGTTGGCCATTTTACTGATTGGTAACACTTGAGAATTTgtgcttattgttttttttttccctcccttgaTCTCATCTCTCAGACGCTGCTGAAGATGATCTGGAAGATATGATAACCAGTACAACAGAGTCTGTGCAGTACGATCACCCCAACCACACCGTCACCGTGACAACCATCAGTGATCTTGACCTCACAGGGGCTCACCTGCTTGGACCTGCGGCAATTCAGGTAAACAGTTAAGCCTCGATTCATCTCAACAGCCTACATGTGTGTTCTTGATCAGGCTAAATTATGTCGGTTTTACTGCTTGTAGCTCTATAGGGTCGCTCAGAAAGTTATTGATATTTCAGTTATTGAGGAAGAATGATACTGATGACAATAAAACTCCATTAACACTGAGAATCTTTGCTTTCAAGGTTAATGGGGAGGGCGAGGATGAAGaaaagggggagaaagaggagaaaacaacTGCAATGCCAAGAAAAGCTGGGAATCCAATCATCAACAAAAAGTAAGCTGCTCATCATGCATGTCTCCACACATGAGCATCAATAAGAGTGGCCAATACTTTGGTGTTTTGGCTTTTGGTCAGACATCACTTAGAGCTCTGACAacttgtcattattttttttgcctttttatagGCTAAATGGTTGATGAAATGGTGCTAAATGTGCTAATACACCCCAACAATACAGTAGTGACATAACAGCTGTCTTCAGATGTTCCTTCAGCCCCTCTCAGTCcagctgcatttctttttttctctcccctgcTG
This genomic interval from Siniperca chuatsi isolate FFG_IHB_CAS linkage group LG21, ASM2008510v1, whole genome shotgun sequence contains the following:
- the nol12 gene encoding nucleolar protein 12, producing MKNTKKHNNVSKKTKFKPGSKKRENKCIVMFDDKERQEYLTGFHKRKVERRKAAVAEIRKKIKDEQIRVREERHKEYIKMLKERKEALDAAEDDLEDMITSTTESVQYDHPNHTVTVTTISDLDLTGAHLLGPAAIQVNGEGEDEEKGEKEEKTTAMPRKAGNPIINKKIRSLTASLSTCTTKRKGKGKGKGNQEGRGGRGRQTYKRPGATESKKRTGKTSKWQRRRQTGKRVHYRDER